GGTCACAGACCATAAAATTCCATTAAATCAGTAAAAAGCATTatccaattaaataataaataaaatataattaggtCCCATTAAAATGATATGAAATGATTTGAATTTAACAAAGTCAAAGGATTTGAAGTATCATATTatccaataatatatatatatatatatatatatatatatatatatatatatatatatgatcgaTAGATAGATAATAATTTAGGATGCTGAAAATAGGCAATTCATTTTCCTGCCAACCAAACTTGTTTAATAAGTTAATTACACATCATAATTTCTGTTTCCTAGATTATTTCACATGAAGAGAATTATGTTACAGCAACATAAATTAAGCAAGCACCTGAACCATACGAAATTTCGAAATTATCTTGCTTATCGAACATAACACTAGCATGGAAGTGGTGAAGTTTCACTGATGTCAAAACTTATGGACTCAGGATTAACCGGGTAGAGATCATGAGCAGATGTAGTGGAAGATCCAATCCCTGTATTATCAGATGAAAAAATAGGTGCATGGCTTGTGCTGGAACCATCGTGTGATGTCTGCTGGTAATGATCCTTGATGGGTTTAAATCGCATGCCATCAGCATAAATGCTAGGATCTGATGCCACTTCCTTAATGCTTGTTTGCCCTTCAAGCATTCTCAGAGCTGCTGACATTGTAGGCCTTATCGTTGGTGATGCATTCGTGCATAAAAGAGCCACTTTAAGCATCCTTTCAGCCTCTTCCATGTTGAATTCAGATTCCAACCTTGGGTCCACTATTTCCATTAAATTTCCTTTCTGTTGCAAAATAAAGGCCTGAAACAGACAAGCACCAAAAAAAGATGATTAACCTTAAAATATCTAACCAAACCAAAAATTCCAAGATTATGCATAGAGAACTGAAATGCAACTGAAATCTATGATAGCAAGATACTTTGTTGTGAAAGTTTACCCAGTCAAGAAGACAAACAGCCTCATTTTTCGGCCTGTAACTGGCATTGCTCCTTCCACTGACAATTTCCAAAGCAACAACCCCAAAGCTGTAAACGTCTGCCTTTTCTGTTAGATAACCCCAGAGTGCATATTCTGGAGCCATATATCCTCTGTAATTAAAGAACATGACAGATTAATGCCTTCATAATACATGATTTTTTTGAGGATCAGGAATAAATATCCCGAAAAAGAAAATGAGGAGAAAGAAATTATGCCATGAAACTGACATGGTTCCTGCAATTCTTGTGCTAATGTGAGTATTCTCCTCCTCACAGAGCTTTGCTAGTCCAAAATCTGATATCTTGGCATTCAGGTCCTTATCAAGCAGGACATTTGTTGCTTTGATGTCTCTATGGACGATCCTAAGTGCTGATTCTTCATGGAGAAATGCTAGACCTCTGGCTATTCCTACACAAATCTTCTGTCTTGTTGCCCAATCCAACATCAGAGAACTTGTTTCTGAACCTGTAGTTAATCCATAAAAGAGGTTTCTTAACCAAAATCATTTCATGTTATATGGCTATAGTAGTTTCTAGCAAACTTATCAATGCCATTATGTTTACCAAAGAGTGTATATGCAAGGCTATTGTTTTCCATGTACTCATATACCAGCAGTAACTGATTTCCTTCAATACAACATCCATAAAGCTTTACAAGATTTGGGTGCTGTAAACCAGATATCATTCCTATTTCAGTCACAAATTCACGATTTCCTTGCCTGGATTTGGAAGATAGTTGCTTCACAGCTATAATGGTACCATCTAATAATTCACCCTGCATTGGAATTATTCTATGCATCAAATTATTAGGAAATCGTGCATTCAAATGCTAATGTTCCAGAAATTTGTCACAATCCTGCATGCTTGGATATGAGAAAATTTTGGAGCTTTTTATGAAAGTATTAGCTGTTTTACCTTGTATACAGGCCCAAAACCACCTTCTCCAATCTTGTTTGCGGAATCAAAATTGTTAGTGGCAGCTCTTAGTTGTCTCAAAGTGAAGGAACCAGTTCGCAGATCCAGCCCCTTAAGATCTGCCCAATAACAGTCAGTTCGGAAGGATATCCTTTATAGGATGCATAGAAATTACTTGACTGAAGTAAGTGAGCATTAGATGCATTTGCTACGCTTAATTTGTGTGTGCCTTTGTACGTGTATATGATTGCTTGACTTGAGTGCATATTTATTAAGAAAACTAACTGCAGGAATGCTTGATTCACCATGCCTTGTTCTCTTAAGCGTTTATCTTTAAAACAGAATTTCAAACAAAAAAATCCGTACCCAAAGAAAGCAAGGCATGCTGTTTAACTAAAAAGCTAATCCCTCATCATTTCAGCCATCTAATCATATTTCATTTTGaagtttcaaaattatttttgTAGTATAGCAGCAGATCTAGTTGTCACCCTTATGATACCGACAATGATCTCAGCTTACATGATTATCAGCAAAACAGAAATGGGATAATAATATATCTTAAACACATTTTCCCATTCATTGTTGCTCTACAGTTGCTTTCATGGTTGTATTATCAGGTTGCCCATCTTTGATTGGGGAAAGGAATTAAGGAATCCATTTCTAGACATTAAAATAGAAGGAAGGGAATTGTGAGACAGCCACAAAATAGTCTGTCCCCAGACATATTCTGGCAATAGTAATGAAATCAAAAATGAAAAATTCCAAAGAGTGAATGATGCAGTTTCTTTTTGATACCTCTTTCCCTTAATACCCTGCCTCCTAAACAACCTTTCCACCAAAGAGTGCCTACAATAATGAAAATGAGGAATAATGGCAAAACAACGGCTCCAGCCACAATGAACTTCTTCCAGTTTTTCGGAGGCTTGAAATCTGTggaaaattggagaaatgaacAGCAGTGATTTCAAATTGCAGTTTATGATCTACATATATAAATAAATCCATACACGCCCACAGCAAAATTGCTAATAATATCTCATCATGCAACTATAATACGTCTATATAAACCATGAGCATAAACAGCATAAAATTTCTAATATGATAGGTACAACTTACCAGCTTCCATATCAATAGCAGATATGAGAGGCCCGTATATTCCTTTTTGTGGAGCAATTGTTGTTCCTTTCCCAACCCATCGAAAGCGGATCTCTAAAGTTCCATTCTTAACAACGGCTTTAAATGGTGTAATTAGTACTTTATCTACCCCTGGTGCTTCCTTCTTGATTTCAAAATCCTTCAATACGAGCTCATCCTAAAACACAGATTAAATAAAAATCTTCTTATGTTACAAGTAAACAGCAAGTAATATGAACCAGACTACCTGGATATAAACATCAAATATCCGTCTTCCCAGACTTTGGAAGGATCTGTTATCCCTGATTACTATCTCCGCAAAGTGAAGCTTCACAGTGTAATTCCCATTCACTAAACAACGCGCATAGTATGTGAGAGAGAGGGGAGATAGACGTGCATTTGTGTACAATTCAGAGTTACTCATTCTTAGCATGGACACATTTTTTCCTATAAACATGTTTGCTGTGTTATTTACATCCCAAAAACGTCCAGTGGTACTAACTGCCCAGTTGTCTTTCAAGGGAACATATTGTGCTTCACCTCCGTACCCTTCATCTGCTTCGTAGCTGAACTTCCCAATGGTGATTTCTTGTCCACCGCAGTTTATATGCAACGAATAACGATCTAATAGAAAATTAGAAATATTAACTATGCTATTtcaaaaaaataagaaagaaatatAAAATATGTTAACTGAATATAATTTGATAAGTTCAATGATAACAGAACAGACATGAACAAACTTTGTTGCCTCATGTTGTTTTTGTTTTGTTTATCATTAACAGAACCAATGAGATTTTGAGTTTTTCTTTTTTCCTGTCAAATGAGTTCCCCTGTCTTGTTTTCAATTccattttatattttgaatacCAAAGGAGAAGgcataaaaaaataaagagtaTGTATCACCAATTTAGATGCCAATGTATGACAACCTTTTGAACAAGGAAGGCTGCGCAAGCACTCCACAGCCTTTCTGGAAAGGTAATACATGAAAAAGGCATCAACTTATATTAAACAAAAGGGAAGAAAGATAACAATTACTTTTTCAAAAAAAGAAAGTAAGGAATGAAGAAGAAAAGGAGCAAATGAGTTCCTAGTAATTTAATAAAGTAGAAGCTCACGAATTGTTCCCTCCATAAGAGCTTTTGAACAAATTCCTAATGAACCAACCAAGAAGTTAAATAGTTAATTTCCAAAATTTGAAAATGGAACTCACATTCTTCAATCACAGAAaaatatatgtacaaaatatAAGGAGATATTCTTACAGATTATCTCGGCAAGCAACTGGGACAGAAGTTTCAGAAAAATTATTGTAAGAAATATCGGTTGCACTGCACATAAAAATTAACCTGTTTTATGGCTGGGAAAAAGTACATTTTCAAATATTTTGGTTAAAATGTGGATACTTTAATGAATGTAGAGTTGGCTGAAAGTTGCTATGGGTAATTATTTCAAAATGCTAAAATAAAAGGTCAACAGAATTTCTTGCAGTTGTGATGTAGGATATAAGAAAACAAACATACCTTTTTCTAGGTCTGGTTGTGATCCAGTTCGGGATGGCTCCAGTTAGCAAGTTGTTTGCCAAACAGCTATACAattataatgttaatttattgAACGCATCCAGACAAGAAATTTGAAGATTTGATTATTGAGGATAGAGTAATAACTCAGAAGCATTATAGTTCTGTATAtaatatacacagaaatgaaaAGGCCCTCTTTAGAGATATGCTAGCTAGCCACTTGCATGAATTTAGAATGCTTACATTGCCAGGTTATCATTATTAATTGTTGGAACTGGAAGATTCCCAGTCAATCTATTGAAACTAAGATCTCTGCAAGACAACAATTTTCATtaaacaaacaaaaaaaaaaaagtgcagaTATCATCACTGATAAAATAGTCTACAGGGAACATTAAATagtgtttttttttattatttttttattttttaagaaagtGGTTGTGGTCAGGGAACATAAAATAGTTAAATCAAAATATGAAGTGCTTGATAAAATGTCTCAGAAAGGATTCAATATCAAAGTAGAATAGAGGAATTCAAGAATTGAGTGATCAGGGAATAGTATATTACAGAATTTTCAGACTTCCCATATTTAGTATATAGTCGGGAAAAGGTCCAGATATATTGCAGTTCCTCAACATCCTGAAATGTGATTATCATTATGTCAGCTCAAACACTACAGTGCAAACTATTCTGATTTTGAAGCATCAAAGTAAGAATGGCTCACAAATAATTCATTTTTGTCATGTTTCCTAAATACGGAAACTTAGAACCTTCCCCAAGTAGGTCACTGATCCTTCTACATGGTATAGAACATGTACACAAATATGTAAGATGTGCAATCGTAGAACAAGAGATACATAAGTATCTTAGGCAAGTAAAGAAGTACAAACTCAGAAGGCACAACTCACAGATCAGTTAAATTAGTCAAGACAGAAATGCTAGAGGGAATGGGCCCTTCAAGACCACTACCTTGGATCTCTCTGTTAACAAAAGCATTTGCAACTGTTTTAGATTCCTCCAGAAAACTAGTTTTgagtatatttaaaatttatgacAAGGTAAAGGCACCTACAGCCTCTCAAGTTGTTTCCAACTCTGAATAAAACTTGGTATTTTCCCACTGAAATTGTTACTGCTAATCCTACTGCATACGGCCCAATACAAAATCAAGATTCAAATAAATAAAGCCTGAAGATATTGCtcttctaatatatatatatatatatatatatatat
The Hevea brasiliensis isolate MT/VB/25A 57/8 chromosome 18, ASM3005281v1, whole genome shotgun sequence genome window above contains:
- the LOC131175900 gene encoding probable LRR receptor-like serine/threonine-protein kinase At1g07650, with the protein product MTLPCFMLLCVKNSNLNANNLTGSLPRDLTNITNLKDLEIQGSGLEGPIPSSISVLTNLTDLRISDLLGEGSKFPYLGNMTKMNYLMLRNCNISGPFPDYILNMGSLKILDLSFNRLTGNLPVPTINNDNLAICLANNLLTGAIPNWITTRPRKSATDISYNNFSETSVPVACRDNLNLFKSSYGGNNSKAVECLRSLPCSKDRYSLHINCGGQEITIGKFSYEADEGYGGEAQYVPLKDNWAVSTTGRFWDVNNTANMFIGKNVSMLRMSNSELYTNARLSPLSLTYYARCLVNGNYTVKLHFAEIVIRDNRSFQSLGRRIFDVYIQDELVLKDFEIKKEAPGVDKVLITPFKAVVKNGTLEIRFRWVGKGTTIAPQKGIYGPLISAIDMEADFKPPKNWKKFIVAGAVVLPLFLIFIIVGTLWWKGCLGGRVLRERDLKGLDLRTGSFTLRQLRAATNNFDSANKIGEGGFGPVYKGELLDGTIIAVKQLSSKSRQGNREFVTEIGMISGLQHPNLVKLYGCCIEGNQLLLVYEYMENNSLAYTLFGSETSSLMLDWATRQKICVGIARGLAFLHEESALRIVHRDIKATNVLLDKDLNAKISDFGLAKLCEEENTHISTRIAGTIGYMAPEYALWGYLTEKADVYSFGVVALEIVSGRSNASYRPKNEAVCLLDWAFILQQKGNLMEIVDPRLESEFNMEEAERMLKVALLCTNASPTIRPTMSAALRMLEGQTSIKEVASDPSIYADGMRFKPIKDHYQQTSHDGSSTSHAPIFSSDNTGIGSSTTSAHDLYPVNPESISFDISETSPLPC